GTCCGATCGGCGGCGCGCGGCGCCTGGCGATCAGGAGTTCATGATGTAGTCCTTGAGCGCGCTCTGCTCGTGCTCCATCTCGGCGACCCGCGACTTGACCACGTCGCCGATCGAAATGATGCCGACCAGCTTGCCGTTGTCGAGCACCGGCAGATGGCGGAACTTGCCTTCGGTCATGCGCTCCATGAGATCGCCGATCGAGTCGGTTTCGGCGCAGGTCACCACCTTGCTCGTCATGGTCTGCGAGACATTGCTGTCGAGCGCGCCGGCACCGAGCTTCGCCACCGCGCG
This portion of the Phreatobacter stygius genome encodes:
- a CDS encoding CBS domain-containing protein, whose translation is MSVVRHILDSKGRNVATISPDASLADAVHMLADMKIGAVVVTGSGKGIAGILSERDIVRAVAKLGAGALDSNVSQTMTSKVVTCAETDSIGDLMERMTEGKFRHLPVLDNGKLVGIISIGDVVKSRVAEMEHEQSALKDYIMNS